The Musa acuminata AAA Group cultivar baxijiao chromosome BXJ2-2, Cavendish_Baxijiao_AAA, whole genome shotgun sequence genome has a segment encoding these proteins:
- the LOC135583486 gene encoding structural maintenance of chromosomes protein 3-like isoform X2: MHIKKVIIEGFKSYKEEVSTDPFSPKVNCVVGANGSGKTNFFHAIRFVLSDLFQNLRSEDRHALLHEGAGHQVVSAFVEIVFDNSDNRIPVDRDEVRLRRTISLKKDEYFLDGKHVTKTEVMNLLESAGFSRSNPYYVVQQGKIASLTLMKDSERLDLLKEIGGTRVYEERRRESLKIMQETGNKRKQIDQVVQYLEERLRELDEEKEELRKYQQLDKQRRSLEYTIYDKELNGVRQKLDEIEESRKKVSEKSTRMHNSVLEAHENLKLLEKESKVLMKELQSLNKEKEDTEKKRTEALKMHTQIELDLRDLEERIAGEMRSKEEAAKQLESLRKEIQESRDELNTIRPLHQSKVAEEDEITKGIMEREKQLSILYQKQGRATQFASKAARDKWLQREIDDLERVLSSNVLQDIRRGLNSVNRIIKDHNIRGVFGPILELIECDPKFFTAVEVTAGNSLFHVVVETDDISTKIIRYLTAEKGGRVTFIPLNRVKVAHITYPQSSDVVPLLKKLKFRSDYAPAFSQVFGRTVICRDLDVATSVARNNSLDCITLEGDQVSKKGGMTGGFYDFRRSKLKFVNMVRQNKMSIHNKTLELDEIGKKLKEIDQEITKLVSEQQKMDAHHGHVKSELEQLKNDIANATKQKQSICKALEKKEKLLTNAHNQIDQIQAGIAMKQAEMGTELIDQLTPEERDLLSRLNPEITELKEKLLACKNNRIEIETRKEELETNLSTNLVRRQQELEGVILSADSETLPMEAELKRQELKSSRGSIDKLKKQLEGVLKNIDGLTQKMQDIKTSKESLKMHEDQYERTLQDEAKELEQLLSRRNILLTKQDDCMKKIRDLGSLPSDAFDTYKRKNIKELQKLLHACNEQLKQFSHVNKKALDQYINFTEQREQLQIRRAELDAGDQKIRELIAVLDQRKDESIERTFKGVARHFREVFSELVQGGHGYLVMMKKKDGDLGDDDHGEDGPREPDPEGRVEKYIGVKVKVSFTGQGETQSMKQLSGGQKTVVALTLIFAIQRCDPAPFYLFDEIDAALDPQYRTAVGNMIRRLADMANTQFITTTFRPELVKVADKIYGVTHKNRVSHVNVVSKEQALDFIEHDQSHNAD; this comes from the exons ATGCACATAAAGAAG GTTATCATCGAAGGTTTTAAGAGCTACAAGGAGGAGGTCTCGACAGATCCCTTCAGCCCTAAAGTAAATTGCGTTG TGGGTGCCAATGGATCTGGAAAGACAAACTTCTTTCATG CTATACGATTTGTCCTTAGTGATCTCTTTCAAAACCTGCGCAGTGAAGACAGGCATGCTCTTCTCCAT GAGGGGGCGGGCCACCAAGTGGTGTCTGCTTTTGTTGAGATAGTTTTTGACAATTCTGACAACCGCATCCCA GTTGATAGAGATGAGGTGCGTCTACGGAGGACAATAAGTCTTAAAAAGGATGAATATTTCCTGGATGGGAAGCATGTCAC AAAGACAGAAGTAATGAATTTGCTGGAGAGTGCTGGTTTCTCTCGCTCAAATCCTTATTATGTGGTTCAACAAGGGAAG ATAGCTTCTCTTACCTTAATGAAGGACTCCGAACGCCTTGATTTATTGAAGGAGATTGGTGGGACCCGTGTGTATGAGGAGAGACGGCGTGAGAGCTTGAAGATTATGCAAGAAACTG GTAACAAGAGGAAACAAATTGATCAAGTTGTTCAATATTTGGAGGAGAGATTAAGAGAACTtgatgaagaaaaagaagagctCAGAAAATATCAACAGCTTGACAAGCAACGAAGGTCGCTAGAGTATACCATATATGACAAGGAACTTAATGGTGTCAGACAGAAATTAGACGAG ATTGAAGAATCACGAAAGAAAGTTTCTGAGAAGTCAACTAGGATGCACAACAGTGTGCTAGAAGCGCATGAGAATCTTAAGTTATTAGAAAAGGAGTCCAAGGTTTTAATGAAGGAATTACAAAGTTTGAACAAGGAGAAAGAAGATACAGAGAAAAAACGAACTGAAGCATTAAAAATGCACACACAGATTGAACTTGATTTAAGGGATCTAGAAGAGAGAATTGCTGGAGAAATGCGATCAAAG GAAGAAGCTGCAAAGCAGTTGGAGAGCCTGAGGAAAGAGATTCAGGAATCTAGAGACGAACTGAATACAATCAGGCCCTTACACCAGTCAAAAGTGGCTGAAGAGGACGAGATCACCAAAGG CATAATGGAGCGTGAAAAGCAATTGAGTATTTTGTATCAGAAGCAAGGACGAGCTACCCAATTTGCTAGTAAAGCTGCTCGTGATAAGTGGCTTCAGAGGGAGATTGATGATCTTGAGCGTGTGCTTTCATCAAATGTGTTACAG GATATTAGAAGAGGATTGAATTCTGTGAATAGGATCATCAAGGATCATAACATTAGAGGTGTATTTGGTCCAATACTAGAGTTAATTGAATGTGATCCCAAATTCTTCACTGCTGTTGAAGTTACTGCTGGAAATAG CTTATTCCATGTGGTCGTTGAAACAGATGACATTTCAACTAAGATTATTAGATACCTTACTGCAGAGAAAGGTGGACGTGTAACTTTTATACCACTAAACAGGGTGAAAGTCGCACATATTACTTACCCACAAAGTTCTGATGTAGTACCACTgttgaaaaaattgaaatttcgaTCTGACTATGCTCCTGCATTTTCACAG GTGTTTGGTAGAACTGTTATATGTCGCGATTTGGATGTAGCCACAAGTGTTGCAAGAAACAATAGTCTTGATTGCATCACACTAGAGG GTGACCAAGTAAGCAAGAAAGGTGGTATGACTGGAGGATTCTATGACTTCAGACGTTCAAAGCTAAAATTTGTCAACATGGTTCGGCAAAACAAGATGTCTATCCACAATAAAACTTTGGAATTGGATGAGATTGGGAAAAAGCTTAAAG AGATAGACCAGGAAATCACCAAGCTAGTTAGTGAGCAACAGAAAATGGATGCTCACCATGGTCATGTCAAGTCAGAATTGGAGCAGCTTAAAAATGACATTGCTAATGCGACTAAACAGAAGCAGTCAATCTGTAAAGCTCTTGAAAAAAAG GAAAAATTGCTTACAAATGCCCATAACCAAATTGATCAGATACAAGCTGGTATTGCAATGAAACAAGCTGAAATGGGCACCGAGCTTATCGATCAACTAACACCCGAAGAAAGGGATCTTCTTTCAAGATTAAATCCTGAAATTACAGAATTGAAAGAGAAACTTCTGGCTTGTAAAAATAATCGAATTGAG ATTGAGACAAGAAAAGAGGAATTGGAGACAAATTTGTCAACAAACCTCGTAAGGCGACAGCAGGAGTTAGAAGGCGTCATATTGTCTGCAGATTCTGAGACCTTGCCTATGGAAGCTGAATTAAAAAGGCAGGAACTGAAGAGTTCAAGAGGGTCTATTGATAAACTGAAAAAGCAGCTAGAAG GTGTTTTGAAGAATATCGATGGTCTCACACAAAAAATGCAAGATATAAAAACTTCAAAAGAAAGTCTAAAG ATGCATGAAGATCAATATGAGCGCACACTTCAAGATGAAGCTAAAGAGTTGGAACAATTGTTGAGCAGAAGGAATATCCTTCTCACGAAACAGGATGATTGCATGAAAAAAATCAGGGATTTGGGCTCATTGCCATCTGATGCCTTTGATAC gtataaaaggaaaaatattaaAGAATTGCAGAAATTACTTCATGCATGCAATGAGCAATTAAAGCAGTTTAGCCATGTCAATAAGAAGGCCCTTGACCAATATATTAACTTCACAGAGCAGCGTGAACAACTACAGATAAGACGAGCTGAACTTGATGCTGGTGATCAG AAAATCAGAGAGCTTATTGCAGTGTTGGATCAACGGAAGGATGAATCGATAGAAAGGACATTCAAAGGTGTGGCAAGACATTTTCGAGAAGTATTTTCTGAGCTTGTGCAAGGTGGCCATGGCTACTTGGTTATGATGAAGAAAAAG GATGGTGATCTCGGTGATGATGATCATGGCGAGGATGGACCTCGTGAACCAGATCCCGAAGGAAGGGTTGAAAAGTATATTGGTGTCAAAGTGAAG GTTTCCTTTACTGGTCAAGGAGAAACCCAATCCATGAAGCAACTTTCTGGTGGTCAGAAAACTGTAGTAGCGCTGACTCTGATCTTTGCTATCCAGCGGTGTGATCCTGCTCCATTTTATTTGTTTGACGAGATTGATGCAGCATTAGACCCCCAGTACAGAACTGCTGTTGGAA ATATGATCCGCCGTCTTGCTGACATGGCAAATACCCAGTTCATAACTACCACGTTCAGGCCAGAGCTTGTGAAAGTTGCTGACAAGATCTATGGCGTGACGCATAAGAACAGAGTGAGCCATGTGAATGTGGTCTCCAAGGAGCAGGCTCTTGATTTCATCGAGCATGACCAGTCGCACAATGCTGACTGA
- the LOC135583486 gene encoding structural maintenance of chromosomes protein 3-like isoform X3, giving the protein MHIKKVIIEGFKSYKEEVSTDPFSPKVNCVVGANGSGKTNFFHAIRFVLSDLFQNLRSEDRHALLHEGAGHQVVSAFVEIVFDNSDNRIPVDRDEVRLRRTISLKKDEYFLDGKHVTKTEVMNLLESAGFSRSNPYYVVQQGKIASLTLMKDSERLDLLKEIGGTRVYEERRRESLKIMQETGNKRKQIDQVVQYLEERLRELDEEKEELRKYQQLDKQRRSLEYTIYDKELNGVRQKLDEEKKLQEEIHQLKDEDRRLDMYIRERKTEYEKQELLIAKGQKDSDHLRRQRDELQDTRKSLWNEEANLSAEIDKLKSELIKAQKSLDHATPGDIRRGLNSVNRIIKDHNIRGVFGPILELIECDPKFFTAVEVTAGNSLFHVVVETDDISTKIIRYLTAEKGGRVTFIPLNRVKVAHITYPQSSDVVPLLKKLKFRSDYAPAFSQVFGRTVICRDLDVATSVARNNSLDCITLEGDQVSKKGGMTGGFYDFRRSKLKFVNMVRQNKMSIHNKTLELDEIGKKLKEIDQEITKLVSEQQKMDAHHGHVKSELEQLKNDIANATKQKQSICKALEKKEKLLTNAHNQIDQIQAGIAMKQAEMGTELIDQLTPEERDLLSRLNPEITELKEKLLACKNNRIEIETRKEELETNLSTNLVRRQQELEGVILSADSETLPMEAELKRQELKSSRGSIDKLKKQLEGVLKNIDGLTQKMQDIKTSKESLKMHEDQYERTLQDEAKELEQLLSRRNILLTKQDDCMKKIRDLGSLPSDAFDTYKRKNIKELQKLLHACNEQLKQFSHVNKKALDQYINFTEQREQLQIRRAELDAGDQKIRELIAVLDQRKDESIERTFKGVARHFREVFSELVQGGHGYLVMMKKKDGDLGDDDHGEDGPREPDPEGRVEKYIGVKVKVSFTGQGETQSMKQLSGGQKTVVALTLIFAIQRCDPAPFYLFDEIDAALDPQYRTAVGNMIRRLADMANTQFITTTFRPELVKVADKIYGVTHKNRVSHVNVVSKEQALDFIEHDQSHNAD; this is encoded by the exons ATGCACATAAAGAAG GTTATCATCGAAGGTTTTAAGAGCTACAAGGAGGAGGTCTCGACAGATCCCTTCAGCCCTAAAGTAAATTGCGTTG TGGGTGCCAATGGATCTGGAAAGACAAACTTCTTTCATG CTATACGATTTGTCCTTAGTGATCTCTTTCAAAACCTGCGCAGTGAAGACAGGCATGCTCTTCTCCAT GAGGGGGCGGGCCACCAAGTGGTGTCTGCTTTTGTTGAGATAGTTTTTGACAATTCTGACAACCGCATCCCA GTTGATAGAGATGAGGTGCGTCTACGGAGGACAATAAGTCTTAAAAAGGATGAATATTTCCTGGATGGGAAGCATGTCAC AAAGACAGAAGTAATGAATTTGCTGGAGAGTGCTGGTTTCTCTCGCTCAAATCCTTATTATGTGGTTCAACAAGGGAAG ATAGCTTCTCTTACCTTAATGAAGGACTCCGAACGCCTTGATTTATTGAAGGAGATTGGTGGGACCCGTGTGTATGAGGAGAGACGGCGTGAGAGCTTGAAGATTATGCAAGAAACTG GTAACAAGAGGAAACAAATTGATCAAGTTGTTCAATATTTGGAGGAGAGATTAAGAGAACTtgatgaagaaaaagaagagctCAGAAAATATCAACAGCTTGACAAGCAACGAAGGTCGCTAGAGTATACCATATATGACAAGGAACTTAATGGTGTCAGACAGAAATTAGACGAG GAAAAAAAGCTTCAGGAGGAAATTCATCAGCTTAAAGATGAGGATAGAAGGTTGGATATGTATATACGGGAACGAAAAACCGAGTATGAAAAGCAAGAACTGCTCATAGCCAAGGGCCAAAAGGATTCCGATCATTTGAGGAGACAGAGAGATGAACTACAAGATACAAGGAA ATCTTTGTGGAATGAAGAAGCGAATCTCTCGGCTGAGATTGATAAGCTTAAATCAGAACTTATAAAAGCACAAAAGAGCCTGGATCATGCTACACCTGGT GATATTAGAAGAGGATTGAATTCTGTGAATAGGATCATCAAGGATCATAACATTAGAGGTGTATTTGGTCCAATACTAGAGTTAATTGAATGTGATCCCAAATTCTTCACTGCTGTTGAAGTTACTGCTGGAAATAG CTTATTCCATGTGGTCGTTGAAACAGATGACATTTCAACTAAGATTATTAGATACCTTACTGCAGAGAAAGGTGGACGTGTAACTTTTATACCACTAAACAGGGTGAAAGTCGCACATATTACTTACCCACAAAGTTCTGATGTAGTACCACTgttgaaaaaattgaaatttcgaTCTGACTATGCTCCTGCATTTTCACAG GTGTTTGGTAGAACTGTTATATGTCGCGATTTGGATGTAGCCACAAGTGTTGCAAGAAACAATAGTCTTGATTGCATCACACTAGAGG GTGACCAAGTAAGCAAGAAAGGTGGTATGACTGGAGGATTCTATGACTTCAGACGTTCAAAGCTAAAATTTGTCAACATGGTTCGGCAAAACAAGATGTCTATCCACAATAAAACTTTGGAATTGGATGAGATTGGGAAAAAGCTTAAAG AGATAGACCAGGAAATCACCAAGCTAGTTAGTGAGCAACAGAAAATGGATGCTCACCATGGTCATGTCAAGTCAGAATTGGAGCAGCTTAAAAATGACATTGCTAATGCGACTAAACAGAAGCAGTCAATCTGTAAAGCTCTTGAAAAAAAG GAAAAATTGCTTACAAATGCCCATAACCAAATTGATCAGATACAAGCTGGTATTGCAATGAAACAAGCTGAAATGGGCACCGAGCTTATCGATCAACTAACACCCGAAGAAAGGGATCTTCTTTCAAGATTAAATCCTGAAATTACAGAATTGAAAGAGAAACTTCTGGCTTGTAAAAATAATCGAATTGAG ATTGAGACAAGAAAAGAGGAATTGGAGACAAATTTGTCAACAAACCTCGTAAGGCGACAGCAGGAGTTAGAAGGCGTCATATTGTCTGCAGATTCTGAGACCTTGCCTATGGAAGCTGAATTAAAAAGGCAGGAACTGAAGAGTTCAAGAGGGTCTATTGATAAACTGAAAAAGCAGCTAGAAG GTGTTTTGAAGAATATCGATGGTCTCACACAAAAAATGCAAGATATAAAAACTTCAAAAGAAAGTCTAAAG ATGCATGAAGATCAATATGAGCGCACACTTCAAGATGAAGCTAAAGAGTTGGAACAATTGTTGAGCAGAAGGAATATCCTTCTCACGAAACAGGATGATTGCATGAAAAAAATCAGGGATTTGGGCTCATTGCCATCTGATGCCTTTGATAC gtataaaaggaaaaatattaaAGAATTGCAGAAATTACTTCATGCATGCAATGAGCAATTAAAGCAGTTTAGCCATGTCAATAAGAAGGCCCTTGACCAATATATTAACTTCACAGAGCAGCGTGAACAACTACAGATAAGACGAGCTGAACTTGATGCTGGTGATCAG AAAATCAGAGAGCTTATTGCAGTGTTGGATCAACGGAAGGATGAATCGATAGAAAGGACATTCAAAGGTGTGGCAAGACATTTTCGAGAAGTATTTTCTGAGCTTGTGCAAGGTGGCCATGGCTACTTGGTTATGATGAAGAAAAAG GATGGTGATCTCGGTGATGATGATCATGGCGAGGATGGACCTCGTGAACCAGATCCCGAAGGAAGGGTTGAAAAGTATATTGGTGTCAAAGTGAAG GTTTCCTTTACTGGTCAAGGAGAAACCCAATCCATGAAGCAACTTTCTGGTGGTCAGAAAACTGTAGTAGCGCTGACTCTGATCTTTGCTATCCAGCGGTGTGATCCTGCTCCATTTTATTTGTTTGACGAGATTGATGCAGCATTAGACCCCCAGTACAGAACTGCTGTTGGAA ATATGATCCGCCGTCTTGCTGACATGGCAAATACCCAGTTCATAACTACCACGTTCAGGCCAGAGCTTGTGAAAGTTGCTGACAAGATCTATGGCGTGACGCATAAGAACAGAGTGAGCCATGTGAATGTGGTCTCCAAGGAGCAGGCTCTTGATTTCATCGAGCATGACCAGTCGCACAATGCTGACTGA
- the LOC135583486 gene encoding structural maintenance of chromosomes protein 3-like isoform X1 has product MHIKKVIIEGFKSYKEEVSTDPFSPKVNCVVGANGSGKTNFFHAIRFVLSDLFQNLRSEDRHALLHEGAGHQVVSAFVEIVFDNSDNRIPVDRDEVRLRRTISLKKDEYFLDGKHVTKTEVMNLLESAGFSRSNPYYVVQQGKIASLTLMKDSERLDLLKEIGGTRVYEERRRESLKIMQETGNKRKQIDQVVQYLEERLRELDEEKEELRKYQQLDKQRRSLEYTIYDKELNGVRQKLDEIEESRKKVSEKSTRMHNSVLEAHENLKLLEKESKVLMKELQSLNKEKEDTEKKRTEALKMHTQIELDLRDLEERIAGEMRSKEEAAKQLESLRKEIQESRDELNTIRPLHQSKVAEEDEITKGIMEREKQLSILYQKQGRATQFASKAARDKWLQREIDDLERVLSSNVLQEKKLQEEIHQLKDEDRRLDMYIRERKTEYEKQELLIAKGQKDSDHLRRQRDELQDTRKSLWNEEANLSAEIDKLKSELIKAQKSLDHATPGDIRRGLNSVNRIIKDHNIRGVFGPILELIECDPKFFTAVEVTAGNSLFHVVVETDDISTKIIRYLTAEKGGRVTFIPLNRVKVAHITYPQSSDVVPLLKKLKFRSDYAPAFSQVFGRTVICRDLDVATSVARNNSLDCITLEGDQVSKKGGMTGGFYDFRRSKLKFVNMVRQNKMSIHNKTLELDEIGKKLKEIDQEITKLVSEQQKMDAHHGHVKSELEQLKNDIANATKQKQSICKALEKKEKLLTNAHNQIDQIQAGIAMKQAEMGTELIDQLTPEERDLLSRLNPEITELKEKLLACKNNRIEIETRKEELETNLSTNLVRRQQELEGVILSADSETLPMEAELKRQELKSSRGSIDKLKKQLEGVLKNIDGLTQKMQDIKTSKESLKMHEDQYERTLQDEAKELEQLLSRRNILLTKQDDCMKKIRDLGSLPSDAFDTYKRKNIKELQKLLHACNEQLKQFSHVNKKALDQYINFTEQREQLQIRRAELDAGDQKIRELIAVLDQRKDESIERTFKGVARHFREVFSELVQGGHGYLVMMKKKDGDLGDDDHGEDGPREPDPEGRVEKYIGVKVKVSFTGQGETQSMKQLSGGQKTVVALTLIFAIQRCDPAPFYLFDEIDAALDPQYRTAVGNMIRRLADMANTQFITTTFRPELVKVADKIYGVTHKNRVSHVNVVSKEQALDFIEHDQSHNAD; this is encoded by the exons ATGCACATAAAGAAG GTTATCATCGAAGGTTTTAAGAGCTACAAGGAGGAGGTCTCGACAGATCCCTTCAGCCCTAAAGTAAATTGCGTTG TGGGTGCCAATGGATCTGGAAAGACAAACTTCTTTCATG CTATACGATTTGTCCTTAGTGATCTCTTTCAAAACCTGCGCAGTGAAGACAGGCATGCTCTTCTCCAT GAGGGGGCGGGCCACCAAGTGGTGTCTGCTTTTGTTGAGATAGTTTTTGACAATTCTGACAACCGCATCCCA GTTGATAGAGATGAGGTGCGTCTACGGAGGACAATAAGTCTTAAAAAGGATGAATATTTCCTGGATGGGAAGCATGTCAC AAAGACAGAAGTAATGAATTTGCTGGAGAGTGCTGGTTTCTCTCGCTCAAATCCTTATTATGTGGTTCAACAAGGGAAG ATAGCTTCTCTTACCTTAATGAAGGACTCCGAACGCCTTGATTTATTGAAGGAGATTGGTGGGACCCGTGTGTATGAGGAGAGACGGCGTGAGAGCTTGAAGATTATGCAAGAAACTG GTAACAAGAGGAAACAAATTGATCAAGTTGTTCAATATTTGGAGGAGAGATTAAGAGAACTtgatgaagaaaaagaagagctCAGAAAATATCAACAGCTTGACAAGCAACGAAGGTCGCTAGAGTATACCATATATGACAAGGAACTTAATGGTGTCAGACAGAAATTAGACGAG ATTGAAGAATCACGAAAGAAAGTTTCTGAGAAGTCAACTAGGATGCACAACAGTGTGCTAGAAGCGCATGAGAATCTTAAGTTATTAGAAAAGGAGTCCAAGGTTTTAATGAAGGAATTACAAAGTTTGAACAAGGAGAAAGAAGATACAGAGAAAAAACGAACTGAAGCATTAAAAATGCACACACAGATTGAACTTGATTTAAGGGATCTAGAAGAGAGAATTGCTGGAGAAATGCGATCAAAG GAAGAAGCTGCAAAGCAGTTGGAGAGCCTGAGGAAAGAGATTCAGGAATCTAGAGACGAACTGAATACAATCAGGCCCTTACACCAGTCAAAAGTGGCTGAAGAGGACGAGATCACCAAAGG CATAATGGAGCGTGAAAAGCAATTGAGTATTTTGTATCAGAAGCAAGGACGAGCTACCCAATTTGCTAGTAAAGCTGCTCGTGATAAGTGGCTTCAGAGGGAGATTGATGATCTTGAGCGTGTGCTTTCATCAAATGTGTTACAG GAAAAAAAGCTTCAGGAGGAAATTCATCAGCTTAAAGATGAGGATAGAAGGTTGGATATGTATATACGGGAACGAAAAACCGAGTATGAAAAGCAAGAACTGCTCATAGCCAAGGGCCAAAAGGATTCCGATCATTTGAGGAGACAGAGAGATGAACTACAAGATACAAGGAA ATCTTTGTGGAATGAAGAAGCGAATCTCTCGGCTGAGATTGATAAGCTTAAATCAGAACTTATAAAAGCACAAAAGAGCCTGGATCATGCTACACCTGGT GATATTAGAAGAGGATTGAATTCTGTGAATAGGATCATCAAGGATCATAACATTAGAGGTGTATTTGGTCCAATACTAGAGTTAATTGAATGTGATCCCAAATTCTTCACTGCTGTTGAAGTTACTGCTGGAAATAG CTTATTCCATGTGGTCGTTGAAACAGATGACATTTCAACTAAGATTATTAGATACCTTACTGCAGAGAAAGGTGGACGTGTAACTTTTATACCACTAAACAGGGTGAAAGTCGCACATATTACTTACCCACAAAGTTCTGATGTAGTACCACTgttgaaaaaattgaaatttcgaTCTGACTATGCTCCTGCATTTTCACAG GTGTTTGGTAGAACTGTTATATGTCGCGATTTGGATGTAGCCACAAGTGTTGCAAGAAACAATAGTCTTGATTGCATCACACTAGAGG GTGACCAAGTAAGCAAGAAAGGTGGTATGACTGGAGGATTCTATGACTTCAGACGTTCAAAGCTAAAATTTGTCAACATGGTTCGGCAAAACAAGATGTCTATCCACAATAAAACTTTGGAATTGGATGAGATTGGGAAAAAGCTTAAAG AGATAGACCAGGAAATCACCAAGCTAGTTAGTGAGCAACAGAAAATGGATGCTCACCATGGTCATGTCAAGTCAGAATTGGAGCAGCTTAAAAATGACATTGCTAATGCGACTAAACAGAAGCAGTCAATCTGTAAAGCTCTTGAAAAAAAG GAAAAATTGCTTACAAATGCCCATAACCAAATTGATCAGATACAAGCTGGTATTGCAATGAAACAAGCTGAAATGGGCACCGAGCTTATCGATCAACTAACACCCGAAGAAAGGGATCTTCTTTCAAGATTAAATCCTGAAATTACAGAATTGAAAGAGAAACTTCTGGCTTGTAAAAATAATCGAATTGAG ATTGAGACAAGAAAAGAGGAATTGGAGACAAATTTGTCAACAAACCTCGTAAGGCGACAGCAGGAGTTAGAAGGCGTCATATTGTCTGCAGATTCTGAGACCTTGCCTATGGAAGCTGAATTAAAAAGGCAGGAACTGAAGAGTTCAAGAGGGTCTATTGATAAACTGAAAAAGCAGCTAGAAG GTGTTTTGAAGAATATCGATGGTCTCACACAAAAAATGCAAGATATAAAAACTTCAAAAGAAAGTCTAAAG ATGCATGAAGATCAATATGAGCGCACACTTCAAGATGAAGCTAAAGAGTTGGAACAATTGTTGAGCAGAAGGAATATCCTTCTCACGAAACAGGATGATTGCATGAAAAAAATCAGGGATTTGGGCTCATTGCCATCTGATGCCTTTGATAC gtataaaaggaaaaatattaaAGAATTGCAGAAATTACTTCATGCATGCAATGAGCAATTAAAGCAGTTTAGCCATGTCAATAAGAAGGCCCTTGACCAATATATTAACTTCACAGAGCAGCGTGAACAACTACAGATAAGACGAGCTGAACTTGATGCTGGTGATCAG AAAATCAGAGAGCTTATTGCAGTGTTGGATCAACGGAAGGATGAATCGATAGAAAGGACATTCAAAGGTGTGGCAAGACATTTTCGAGAAGTATTTTCTGAGCTTGTGCAAGGTGGCCATGGCTACTTGGTTATGATGAAGAAAAAG GATGGTGATCTCGGTGATGATGATCATGGCGAGGATGGACCTCGTGAACCAGATCCCGAAGGAAGGGTTGAAAAGTATATTGGTGTCAAAGTGAAG GTTTCCTTTACTGGTCAAGGAGAAACCCAATCCATGAAGCAACTTTCTGGTGGTCAGAAAACTGTAGTAGCGCTGACTCTGATCTTTGCTATCCAGCGGTGTGATCCTGCTCCATTTTATTTGTTTGACGAGATTGATGCAGCATTAGACCCCCAGTACAGAACTGCTGTTGGAA ATATGATCCGCCGTCTTGCTGACATGGCAAATACCCAGTTCATAACTACCACGTTCAGGCCAGAGCTTGTGAAAGTTGCTGACAAGATCTATGGCGTGACGCATAAGAACAGAGTGAGCCATGTGAATGTGGTCTCCAAGGAGCAGGCTCTTGATTTCATCGAGCATGACCAGTCGCACAATGCTGACTGA